One window from the genome of Carnobacteriaceae bacterium zg-84 encodes:
- a CDS encoding glycoside hydrolase family 88 protein: MIKKMTLEPLQNPSRFLSVDLLTKEEIKKAIDHVVEQLLINIEYFKEDFPTPATKDNCYPIMDNTEWTNGFWTGQLWLAYEYNKNNVFYDVAHKNMLSFLNRVNQQIELDHHDLGFLYTPSCMSEYKLTGDLQAKEASLKAADKLIERYQEKDGFIQAWGELGKKEHYRLIIDCLLNIQLLFFAYEETGNERYYDIAKNHFYTSVNHVIRDDASSFHTFYFDPETHTPLKGVTRQGYSDDSCWARGQSWGVYGIPLTYRFLKDEQCFDTFKSVTNYFLNRLPQDFVSYWDLIFSDGSGHARDSSATAISVCGIHEMLKYLPEVDSDKQYYKYAMHAMLRSLIENYANKDISSGGATLLHGVYSWHSGKGVDEGNIWGDYYYLEALMRFYKDWDVYW; the protein is encoded by the coding sequence ATGATAAAAAAAATGACACTGGAACCACTTCAAAATCCTAGTAGATTTTTAAGTGTAGATCTTTTAACAAAAGAAGAAATAAAAAAAGCAATAGACCATGTTGTAGAACAGCTACTTATAAACATAGAATATTTCAAGGAAGATTTTCCAACACCTGCTACAAAAGATAATTGCTATCCTATTATGGATAATACAGAATGGACAAATGGTTTTTGGACAGGCCAATTATGGTTGGCTTATGAATATAATAAAAATAATGTGTTTTATGATGTTGCACATAAAAATATGCTATCGTTTTTAAATCGTGTTAATCAACAGATTGAATTAGACCATCATGATTTAGGTTTCCTATATACACCGTCGTGTATGAGTGAATATAAATTAACCGGAGATTTACAAGCAAAAGAAGCATCATTAAAAGCAGCTGATAAACTGATTGAACGTTATCAAGAAAAAGACGGCTTTATACAAGCGTGGGGTGAACTTGGTAAAAAAGAGCATTATCGTTTAATTATTGACTGTTTATTAAATATTCAACTACTATTTTTTGCTTATGAAGAAACAGGGAATGAACGTTATTACGATATTGCAAAAAATCATTTTTATACTTCTGTTAATCATGTTATTAGAGATGATGCCTCATCATTCCATACATTTTATTTTGATCCAGAAACGCATACACCATTAAAAGGTGTTACACGACAAGGATATAGTGATGATTCTTGTTGGGCGAGAGGTCAGTCTTGGGGAGTTTACGGCATTCCGTTAACGTATCGTTTCTTAAAAGATGAGCAATGTTTCGATACATTTAAGAGCGTTACAAACTACTTCTTAAATCGTTTGCCGCAAGATTTTGTATCTTATTGGGACTTGATTTTTTCAGATGGTAGCGGACATGCAAGAGATTCTTCAGCAACAGCAATTAGTGTTTGTGGTATACATGAAATGTTGAAGTATTTACCTGAAGTAGATAGTGATAAACAATATTACAAATATGCAATGCATGCGATGTTACGTTCGTTAATTGAGAATTATGCAAATAAAGACATTTCTTCTGGAGGAGCAACATTGCTTCATGGTGTTTATTCTTGGCATTCTGGAAAAGGTGTTGATGAAGGAAACATTTGGGGAGATTACTATTATTTAGAAGCACTGATGCGTTTTTATAAAGACTGGGATGTCTATTGGTAG
- a CDS encoding PTS sugar transporter subunit IIA, protein MVKIIMTGHGHYATGILSSLHLIAGVQENVATIDFVEGMSSEDVKVALKNAIEGADDILVLCDLLGGTPFNVASQIMCEYPEKTINVLTGLNLAMIMEAVFARTEGTFDEIVSKVLLAAHTGIVDAKTLFNTSDDTEIEDGI, encoded by the coding sequence ATGGTAAAAATTATAATGACAGGGCATGGACACTATGCAACTGGTATTTTAAGTTCATTACATTTGATTGCAGGGGTACAAGAAAACGTTGCAACCATTGATTTTGTAGAAGGTATGTCCAGTGAAGATGTCAAAGTAGCATTAAAAAATGCGATTGAAGGGGCAGATGATATTTTAGTTCTTTGTGATTTATTAGGAGGAACACCATTTAATGTCGCTTCACAAATAATGTGTGAATATCCAGAAAAAACAATAAATGTTTTAACAGGATTGAATTTAGCGATGATTATGGAAGCTGTTTTTGCACGTACAGAGGGTACTTTTGATGAGATTGTTTCTAAAGTTCTTTTAGCAGCACACACCGGTATTGTCGATGCGAAAACATTATTTAATACATCAGATGATACAGAAATTGAAGACGGGATCTAA
- a CDS encoding gluconate 5-dehydrogenase, which produces MTCNTFSIQQFSLEGKIALITGASYGIGFAIAKAYAQAGATIVFNDITQELVDKGTAAYKEEGITAHGYVCDVTDEDGVSHMIQKIEQEVGIIDILVNNAGIIRRIPMCDMSAEEFRKVIDIDLNAPFILAKNVIPSMIKKGHGKIINICSMMSELGRETVSAYAAAKGGLKMLTKNIASEYGHANIQCNGIGPGYIATPQTAPLRERQADGSRHPFDQFIIAKTPAARWGETQDLMGPAVFLASDASNFVNGHILYVDGGILAYIGKQPE; this is translated from the coding sequence ATGACTTGTAATACATTTTCTATACAACAATTTTCATTAGAAGGAAAAATCGCTCTTATTACAGGAGCTTCGTACGGTATTGGATTCGCCATTGCAAAAGCCTACGCACAAGCAGGAGCAACCATTGTGTTTAACGATATTACGCAAGAACTTGTGGACAAAGGTACTGCTGCTTATAAAGAAGAAGGCATTACTGCACATGGATATGTTTGTGATGTAACAGATGAAGACGGAGTATCTCACATGATACAAAAAATTGAACAAGAAGTGGGCATTATTGATATTTTGGTAAATAACGCCGGTATTATCAGACGTATACCAATGTGTGATATGAGCGCTGAAGAATTTCGTAAAGTAATTGACATTGACTTAAACGCACCATTTATTTTGGCTAAAAATGTTATCCCTTCTATGATTAAAAAAGGACATGGAAAAATTATTAACATTTGCTCAATGATGAGTGAGTTAGGTCGTGAAACAGTTAGTGCTTATGCTGCTGCAAAAGGTGGTTTAAAAATGTTAACAAAAAATATTGCATCTGAGTATGGTCATGCAAATATTCAATGTAATGGTATCGGACCTGGTTACATTGCCACTCCACAAACAGCACCATTAAGAGAACGCCAAGCTGATGGTTCTCGTCATCCATTTGATCAATTTATTATCGCTAAAACACCTGCTGCACGTTGGGGGGAAACACAAGATTTAATGGGACCTGCTGTTTTTCTAGCTAGTGATGCAAGTAATTTTGTCAATGGTCACATTTTATACGTTGACGGTGGGATTTTAGCCTATATCGGAAAACAGCCAGAATAA
- a CDS encoding RpiB/LacA/LacB family sugar-phosphate isomerase, with protein MKVALINENSQASKNSIIYDALKETTTKHGYELYNYGMYGKEGESQLTYVQNGLLAAILLNSKAADFVVTGCGTGVGAMLALNSFPGVVCGFASEPTDAYLFSQINGGNALSIPYAKGFGWGAELNLKLIFERLFAETSGGGYPKERAIPEQRNARILNELKEITHTDLLTILKTIDQEFLKETISGEKFQEYFFANCQDKAIADYLKTILEK; from the coding sequence ATGAAAGTAGCTTTAATTAATGAAAATAGTCAAGCAAGTAAAAACAGCATTATTTACGATGCGTTAAAAGAAACAACAACAAAACACGGATATGAGCTTTATAATTATGGTATGTACGGAAAAGAAGGAGAAAGTCAATTAACATACGTTCAAAACGGTCTATTAGCAGCTATTTTATTAAATAGTAAAGCAGCAGATTTCGTTGTAACAGGTTGCGGAACAGGTGTAGGTGCTATGTTAGCTTTAAACAGTTTCCCTGGTGTTGTGTGTGGATTTGCTTCTGAACCAACAGACGCATATTTATTCTCACAAATCAATGGAGGAAACGCTCTGTCTATTCCTTATGCAAAAGGCTTTGGTTGGGGAGCTGAATTAAATCTTAAATTGATATTTGAACGTTTATTCGCAGAAACATCAGGCGGTGGTTATCCTAAAGAACGTGCTATTCCTGAACAACGCAATGCACGTATTTTAAATGAATTAAAAGAAATCACACATACTGACTTATTAACTATTCTAAAAACAATCGATCAAGAATTTTTAAAAGAAACAATTTCTGGAGAAAAATTCCAAGAATATTTCTTTGCAAATTGCCAAGATAAAGCAATTGCTGATTATTTAAAAACAATTCTTGAAAAATAA
- a CDS encoding sugar kinase — MTKVLFFGEPLIRITPIDYQSVSNGTLSTLYYGGSEINVACNLQYLGLPTKVLTALPKHDLGNRFLDFLKTRSIDTSAICHIGDRIGTYYTETGFGCRQTEVFYDRKHTSICDIKPDILDIDTLLQDVSHFHFSGITIALGENVRTTLLFILKEAKKRGITISIDLNLRTKLISILDAKKIFSTFAKYADYCFGIEPLMMNEKDLTMFDRENASIAQLQDRMQQLKEIYQFKTIFHTQRSTDENGQHIYKAYALGDTFVESTPMKTTILDRIGSGDAFVSGAIYKLVTESNLVDTLNFGAASASLKCTIYGDNMTKSVSDIEKILVTHKDIIR; from the coding sequence ATGACAAAAGTTCTATTTTTTGGTGAACCTCTCATTCGAATTACACCAATAGATTATCAAAGTGTATCAAATGGTACTCTTTCTACTTTATATTATGGTGGCTCAGAAATTAACGTGGCATGCAATCTACAATATCTAGGTCTTCCTACTAAAGTATTAACTGCACTTCCTAAACATGATTTAGGAAATCGATTTTTAGATTTTTTGAAAACACGTTCCATTGACACAAGTGCCATTTGTCATATTGGCGATCGCATCGGTACATATTACACAGAAACAGGATTTGGTTGCAGACAAACCGAAGTCTTTTATGATCGTAAACATACAAGTATTTGCGACATCAAACCAGATATACTGGATATAGACACTCTTCTTCAAGATGTGTCCCACTTCCATTTTAGTGGTATTACCATTGCTCTTGGCGAAAACGTTCGAACAACGCTTTTATTCATTTTAAAAGAAGCAAAAAAAAGAGGTATTACCATATCTATTGATTTAAATTTACGTACAAAACTTATTAGTATATTAGACGCTAAAAAAATATTCTCTACTTTTGCAAAATACGCCGACTATTGTTTTGGTATTGAACCACTAATGATGAATGAAAAAGATTTAACAATGTTCGATAGAGAAAATGCTAGTATCGCACAGTTACAAGATCGTATGCAACAATTAAAAGAGATTTACCAGTTCAAAACAATTTTTCATACACAACGTTCCACTGACGAAAACGGACAACATATCTACAAAGCCTACGCATTGGGCGATACATTTGTAGAATCTACACCGATGAAAACAACTATTTTAGACCGTATCGGAAGCGGAGATGCTTTTGTTTCAGGTGCTATTTATAAACTTGTGACGGAATCTAATCTAGTAGATACTTTAAATTTTGGTGCCGCCAGTGCAAGTTTAAAATGTACCATTTATGGAGATAACATGACTAAATCCGTTTCAGATATTGAAAAAATTTTAGTAACACACAAAGATATTATACGTTAG
- a CDS encoding bifunctional 4-hydroxy-2-oxoglutarate aldolase/2-dehydro-3-deoxy-phosphogluconate aldolase, which yields MSKSDTVIQLKQQKLVAVIRGENSAEGINASNACIKGGIKAIEVAYTNPEASDIIKVLNQTYKHDTDVIIGAGTVLDATTARLAILSGARYIVSPSFHQETALMCHLYNVLYIPGCFTLTEITTALESGCEIIKLFPGNAISPSYVSAIKAPIPQVSIMVTGGVNLQNATDWLNAGVDAIGIGGEFNKLAAKQDFEAITTLAQDYRHLV from the coding sequence ATGAGTAAATCTGATACAGTTATTCAATTAAAACAACAAAAACTTGTTGCTGTTATTCGTGGAGAAAACTCAGCTGAAGGTATAAATGCTTCTAATGCATGCATTAAAGGTGGTATTAAAGCCATTGAAGTGGCTTATACAAACCCTGAAGCAAGTGATATTATCAAAGTATTAAATCAAACATACAAACATGACACGGACGTTATCATTGGTGCAGGTACAGTATTAGATGCAACCACTGCACGATTAGCCATTTTATCCGGTGCTCGTTACATCGTATCCCCATCATTTCATCAAGAAACAGCTTTAATGTGTCATTTATATAATGTTTTATATATTCCTGGATGCTTTACACTAACAGAAATTACAACAGCACTTGAAAGCGGTTGTGAAATCATTAAATTATTCCCTGGAAATGCCATTTCACCATCCTATGTTTCCGCCATTAAAGCTCCAATTCCACAAGTATCAATTATGGTTACTGGTGGTGTTAATTTGCAAAACGCTACTGATTGGCTGAACGCAGGTGTAGATGCTATTGGCATAGGTGGAGAATTTAATAAACTAGCTGCAAAACAAGATTTTGAAGCAATCACAACATTAGCACAAGATTATCGTCATCTTGTATAA
- a CDS encoding DNA-3-methyladenine glycosylase, protein MKTDTIKTAKALLGMDLFLNGRKLGRIVETEAYLGTIDSACHSFNGRRTPKNEAMYLAYGHWYVYHIHQYDMLNLVTKKENIAEAVLIRAIEVSEGIIANGPGKLTRYAHITRDFNGKLLDKYSLTVKYGATPKRIQARARIGITCQDEWRDKFLCFYVAGSPHVSKMKKKDIQVDNDVWM, encoded by the coding sequence ATGAAAACAGATACAATTAAAACAGCTAAAGCCTTATTAGGTATGGATTTGTTTTTAAATGGTAGAAAACTTGGAAGAATCGTTGAAACAGAAGCCTATTTAGGCACCATAGACAGTGCGTGTCATAGTTTTAATGGTAGACGTACACCCAAAAATGAAGCAATGTATTTAGCTTATGGACATTGGTATGTGTATCATATACATCAATACGATATGCTAAACCTAGTGACAAAAAAAGAAAATATTGCAGAAGCTGTTCTCATTCGTGCTATTGAAGTATCAGAGGGGATTATTGCTAATGGTCCAGGAAAACTGACAAGATATGCACACATTACGAGAGATTTTAATGGGAAATTACTCGACAAATATTCTTTAACCGTAAAATATGGTGCTACACCAAAACGTATTCAAGCACGTGCGAGAATCGGCATCACTTGTCAAGATGAATGGCGTGATAAATTTCTGTGTTTTTATGTTGCTGGTAGTCCTCATGTGTCGAAGATGAAGAAAAAAGACATACAAGTAGATAATGATGTATGGATGTAA
- a CDS encoding LPXTG cell wall anchor domain-containing protein, producing MITRQTLKKAIYVFSASMTLCAVLAYHTTQVEGVETLQAAPVTQDNLLKNGDFSETISNNMWTGGTGAKDWNVWVDSKYKNVTYTIGVENNHLKISSTDEFRVAVYQEVSIDPTKKYQLSFKVKTTNKTGVARARIQAGTGDSKVLTVSENTSGTTDWKDVTVDFMPPANVDKAKVELFYEPGTGEVLFSNLAFKEVVPEKVVDTPATLEEKVSVPLNKKYLFNVKDYRYVTDNASVVDVINGLLIPKQEGTANIKVYQDNTLLKTIPATVSPSVEDDYTKRLQEWNDIIAGNQFYDPSNEQMKALNDELEKNVEKSIADLSTEPNRTFLWAKHGDYTKSANLTATYRKLEEMAKQITNPHSKYYQDGHLVRIVKESLDWLDKHVYNESKSIVGNWWDYEIGTPRAINNTLSLMNDYFSDEEIRHYTDVIEKFVPDSNYFRKTTNNPFEALGGNLVDMGRVKIIAGLLRKDDAEISSTSKSIEKVFRIVTSGEGFYPDGSYIDHTNVAYTGAYGSVLIDGLSQLLPIIQKTKSPLPTDKMTTMYQWIDRSFVPLIVHGELMDLSRGRSISREKSNDHAAAVEVLRGIQRIANMSDEPTRKRLETTIKSFVVSDTFYDVFQNLKTYRDISLMNTLLNRADVPTVKPDNALHAFNAMDKVAMYNADKDFGLGLSMFSSRTKNYEGMNKENRKGWYSGDGMLYLYNNDLSHYSNDYWATVNPYRLPGTTELTTARDNDSGQVVLPSAFVGTSKLDEQNGTSAMDFTNWNNVLQVHKGWFMLKDKIVALGSQIKNQSTDEVITTIEQRKVDAKVPYKVYVNDKEEALTDDEKEYKETETVFLESSDTNRNIGYVFFKKADLIMSQALRKGKWKDINDAQSDEEKENTFITMYQKHVKDNDEYAYMIVPNVDRDTFKKLVDAMKNSVLQNDDTLQVVYDPTQNVWGIIKYDDEPSTIDGKFQVLKRGIYTIKKEDSDYAVSYLNPEKQETDKKENVFKVLETDTEKPEESKPTPDMTTTTSMTLPITTQTRKHVSLGVPYVLEKHADNRLFSVVFKERVDADMLHVEKVENPVIAEKLKPKHAMVYDIYLTKNGQKVEIKDNRIVAIELYKNEKNPVLYHVLSNGQLEKIEAKVENGKLVFETNHFSHFVLAVDAGVSKSLPYTGTQETHIFTYVGVLFGGMAIFAYNKRKSE from the coding sequence ATGATAACACGTCAAACGTTAAAAAAAGCAATATATGTTTTTTCAGCGTCTATGACTCTTTGTGCTGTGTTAGCTTATCACACAACACAAGTAGAGGGTGTAGAAACATTGCAAGCGGCACCAGTAACACAAGATAATTTATTGAAAAATGGTGATTTTTCAGAAACTATCTCAAATAATATGTGGACAGGAGGAACAGGTGCAAAAGATTGGAATGTTTGGGTAGATAGTAAATATAAAAATGTAACGTATACAATCGGGGTTGAAAATAATCATTTAAAAATTTCAAGTACAGATGAGTTTCGTGTTGCTGTTTATCAAGAAGTATCTATTGATCCAACTAAAAAATATCAATTAAGTTTTAAAGTGAAAACGACAAATAAAACAGGTGTTGCTAGAGCGCGTATTCAAGCAGGCACAGGTGATAGCAAGGTACTTACTGTTTCTGAAAACACATCAGGTACAACAGATTGGAAAGATGTGACAGTTGATTTTATGCCACCGGCAAATGTTGATAAAGCTAAAGTAGAATTATTTTATGAACCAGGTACCGGAGAAGTTTTATTCTCAAATCTTGCGTTTAAAGAAGTTGTACCAGAAAAAGTAGTAGACACACCAGCAACATTAGAAGAAAAAGTATCAGTACCATTAAATAAAAAATATTTATTTAATGTAAAAGATTATCGTTATGTAACAGATAATGCGTCAGTTGTAGATGTTATAAATGGATTATTGATACCAAAACAAGAAGGAACTGCAAATATTAAAGTGTATCAAGACAATACTCTTTTAAAAACAATTCCTGCAACCGTTTCACCTAGTGTAGAAGATGATTATACGAAACGATTACAAGAATGGAATGATATTATTGCAGGAAATCAATTTTATGATCCAAGTAACGAACAAATGAAAGCGCTAAATGATGAGTTGGAAAAAAACGTTGAAAAAAGCATTGCTGATTTGTCGACAGAACCGAATCGTACGTTTTTATGGGCAAAACATGGTGATTATACAAAATCAGCTAATTTAACGGCGACTTATCGTAAACTTGAAGAAATGGCAAAACAAATTACGAATCCACATTCTAAATATTATCAAGATGGGCATCTAGTTCGTATTGTCAAAGAATCTTTAGATTGGCTAGATAAACATGTTTATAATGAGTCAAAAAGTATTGTCGGCAACTGGTGGGACTATGAAATTGGGACACCAAGAGCTATCAATAATACTCTTTCATTGATGAATGACTATTTTAGTGATGAGGAAATAAGACATTATACAGATGTGATTGAAAAATTTGTTCCAGATTCTAATTATTTTAGAAAAACAACAAATAATCCGTTTGAAGCTTTGGGTGGAAATCTTGTTGATATGGGTCGTGTAAAAATTATTGCAGGTCTGTTAAGAAAAGATGATGCTGAAATTAGCAGTACGAGTAAATCAATAGAAAAAGTATTCAGAATTGTAACAAGTGGCGAAGGCTTTTATCCAGATGGTTCTTACATTGATCATACCAATGTTGCTTATACAGGAGCATATGGAAGTGTGTTGATTGATGGATTATCACAATTATTGCCAATTATTCAAAAAACGAAGTCACCATTACCAACAGATAAAATGACAACGATGTATCAATGGATTGATCGTTCATTTGTGCCACTTATTGTGCATGGCGAGTTAATGGATTTGAGTAGAGGACGCTCTATTAGTCGTGAGAAAAGCAACGATCATGCTGCTGCAGTAGAAGTATTAAGAGGTATTCAACGTATTGCGAATATGTCTGATGAACCGACACGTAAACGTTTAGAAACAACGATTAAATCATTTGTTGTATCAGATACGTTTTATGATGTATTCCAGAATTTGAAAACATATCGTGATATCTCTTTGATGAATACTTTATTAAATCGTGCAGATGTTCCAACTGTTAAACCAGATAATGCTCTACATGCTTTTAACGCAATGGACAAAGTAGCGATGTATAATGCGGATAAAGATTTTGGTTTAGGTTTGTCTATGTTCTCAAGTCGTACGAAAAATTATGAGGGTATGAACAAAGAGAATCGTAAAGGGTGGTATTCAGGAGATGGAATGTTGTATTTATATAACAATGATTTAAGCCATTATAGTAATGACTATTGGGCAACAGTCAATCCGTATAGATTACCGGGAACAACAGAGTTAACAACAGCTCGTGACAATGATTCAGGTCAAGTAGTATTGCCATCGGCTTTTGTTGGTACAAGTAAATTAGACGAACAAAATGGTACGTCTGCTATGGACTTTACAAATTGGAACAATGTACTACAAGTTCATAAAGGATGGTTCATGTTAAAAGATAAGATAGTTGCTTTGGGTAGCCAAATTAAAAATCAATCAACTGATGAAGTTATTACGACTATCGAACAAAGAAAAGTAGATGCTAAAGTACCATACAAAGTGTATGTGAACGATAAAGAAGAAGCTTTGACTGATGATGAAAAAGAATATAAAGAAACAGAAACCGTCTTTTTAGAATCAAGTGATACAAATCGTAATATTGGCTATGTCTTCTTCAAAAAAGCAGACTTGATAATGTCTCAAGCGTTACGTAAAGGAAAATGGAAAGATATCAATGATGCGCAATCAGATGAAGAAAAAGAAAATACATTTATCACAATGTATCAAAAACATGTCAAAGATAATGATGAATATGCGTACATGATTGTTCCAAATGTAGATCGTGACACATTTAAAAAACTTGTAGATGCAATGAAAAATAGTGTTTTACAAAATGATGACACTTTACAAGTTGTGTATGATCCAACACAAAATGTATGGGGAATTATTAAGTACGATGATGAACCATCTACGATTGATGGAAAATTCCAAGTATTAAAACGTGGTATTTATACCATTAAAAAAGAAGATTCAGATTATGCTGTTTCTTATTTAAATCCAGAAAAACAAGAAACAGATAAAAAAGAAAATGTGTTTAAAGTATTAGAAACAGATACGGAAAAACCAGAAGAGTCAAAACCAACACCTGATATGACGACAACGACATCTATGACTTTACCAATAACGACACAAACTAGAAAACATGTATCACTAGGTGTACCATACGTTTTAGAAAAACATGCAGATAATCGTTTATTTAGCGTTGTGTTTAAAGAACGCGTAGATGCTGATATGCTTCATGTCGAAAAAGTAGAGAATCCTGTTATTGCAGAAAAATTAAAACCAAAACATGCAATGGTTTATGATATTTACTTAACAAAAAATGGACAAAAAGTAGAGATTAAAGATAATCGTATTGTGGCTATTGAATTATACAAAAACGAAAAAAATCCTGTGTTATATCATGTATTATCTAATGGTCAATTAGAAAAAATAGAAGCAAAAGTTGAGAATGGTAAACTTGTTTTTGAAACAAATCATTTTAGTCATTTTGTTTTAGCTGTAGATGCAGGCGTATCAAAATCATTGCCATATACAGGTACACAAGAAACGCATATCTTTACATATGTAGGTGTTTTATTTGGAGGAATGGCAATATTCGCATATAATAAAAGAAAAAGCGAATAA
- a CDS encoding YdcF family protein produces the protein MKKLRKYVMRFILVVFLLTVIMNIYVIYKGNTKIVDNQTAQEFKADAIVVLGAGLQDGEPGSILQDRLNTAIELYKKGKTKKIIMSGDHSSDFYNEVSAMKLYAMQKGVPSQDIYLDHYGLNTYDSMYRAKYIFGVKSLIVVTQKYHLYRALHIAENLNLDVKGVASSLEWFNSKLEQEVREYFARVKSMYSLMMQEKSEFITPVVDLNGSGDDTNEQINNFK, from the coding sequence ATGAAAAAACTAAGAAAATATGTAATGAGATTTATCTTGGTTGTTTTTTTATTAACAGTTATTATGAATATTTATGTGATATACAAAGGCAATACAAAAATTGTTGATAATCAAACAGCACAAGAATTTAAAGCGGATGCTATTGTTGTATTAGGTGCAGGGTTGCAAGACGGAGAACCCGGTTCTATTTTGCAAGACAGATTAAATACAGCTATTGAGCTATATAAAAAAGGTAAAACAAAAAAAATCATTATGAGTGGTGACCATAGTAGTGACTTCTATAATGAAGTATCTGCAATGAAATTATATGCGATGCAAAAAGGTGTGCCATCACAAGACATTTATTTAGATCATTATGGATTAAATACGTATGATAGTATGTACCGTGCTAAATACATATTTGGAGTCAAAAGTCTGATTGTTGTCACACAAAAATATCATTTATATCGTGCTTTACACATTGCAGAAAATTTAAATCTTGATGTAAAAGGTGTTGCATCATCTTTAGAATGGTTTAATAGTAAACTTGAACAAGAAGTACGAGAGTATTTTGCTCGCGTAAAATCTATGTATAGTTTAATGATGCAAGAAAAATCAGAATTTATAACACCTGTCGTTGATTTAAATGGAAGTGGCGACGATACAAATGAACAAATAAATAACTTTAAATAA
- a CDS encoding class I SAM-dependent methyltransferase codes for MGKLSMAYNKFAAVYDKLMDKSMYQQWFDYVNLIGKPTDTILELACGTGDLAVLLCKTYNVYASDLSEDMLALASQKVASIPLFQMDMCQIDVNRTFRIITCFADSLCYLKDEKSVKRAFQEAYRVLEVGGYYLFDVHSTWQMEEGYRDYVYQYCDEDTVFLWQSFPGEFPYSVEHDITCCQKIYDNEWYERFDEFHKERTYPLDSYIAWLKEAGFHTIHVTANFGQSNITETTPRWFFCCEKK; via the coding sequence ATGGGTAAACTAAGTATGGCATATAATAAATTTGCTGCTGTCTATGATAAACTAATGGATAAAAGTATGTACCAACAATGGTTTGATTATGTCAACCTTATTGGGAAACCCACTGATACCATATTGGAATTAGCTTGTGGAACAGGAGATTTAGCTGTATTGCTTTGTAAAACGTACAATGTGTATGCAAGTGACCTTTCAGAAGATATGCTTGCCTTAGCTAGTCAAAAAGTAGCGAGTATTCCTTTGTTTCAAATGGATATGTGCCAGATTGATGTGAATAGAACATTTCGTATCATTACTTGTTTTGCAGATTCGCTTTGCTATTTAAAAGATGAAAAATCTGTTAAAAGAGCTTTTCAAGAAGCATATCGTGTATTAGAAGTAGGTGGATACTATTTGTTTGATGTACATTCAACTTGGCAAATGGAAGAAGGGTATCGTGATTATGTGTACCAATATTGTGATGAAGATACGGTCTTTTTGTGGCAATCCTTTCCAGGAGAGTTTCCATATAGTGTAGAGCATGATATAACGTGTTGTCAAAAAATATATGATAATGAATGGTATGAACGTTTTGATGAGTTCCATAAAGAAAGAACATACCCATTAGATAGTTATATAGCATGGCTAAAAGAGGCAGGATTTCATACGATACACGTAACAGCAAACTTTGGGCAATCAAATATAACAGAAACAACACCAAGATGGTTTTTCTGTTGTGAAAAAAAGTAG
- the rsfS gene encoding ribosome silencing factor gives MKYTSEQILEKVILITDDKLAQDTVALDVRGLTPIADFFVITQGKNEKHVDAIVQAVLEEAHKQGMDVKNIEGRDTGKWTLIDLNDVIVHVFYPSEREHYQLEKLWHDAPLYDIAKWVN, from the coding sequence TTGAAATATACAAGTGAACAAATATTAGAAAAAGTAATTTTAATAACTGATGATAAATTAGCACAGGATACTGTAGCATTAGACGTAAGAGGACTGACACCTATTGCTGATTTTTTTGTAATTACACAAGGTAAAAATGAAAAACATGTTGACGCCATTGTCCAAGCTGTTTTAGAAGAAGCGCATAAACAAGGTATGGATGTGAAAAATATTGAAGGACGAGATACAGGGAAGTGGACATTAATTGATTTAAATGATGTGATTGTACATGTCTTTTATCCAAGTGAGCGTGAGCATTATCAATTAGAAAAATTATGGCATGATGCTCCTTTATATGATATTGCTAAATGGGTAAACTAA